In one Scyliorhinus canicula chromosome 3, sScyCan1.1, whole genome shotgun sequence genomic region, the following are encoded:
- the LOC119962747 gene encoding uncharacterized HIT-like protein Synpcc7942_1390 isoform X1, producing MSGVFALLLLPPRRFAAAGLLSVRRALPGSRLGGVQIGCCLSKVSGSDVLKATLADDATKKYGNQPPTLFSKIIDKSLPADIIYEDDQCLSFRDVNPQGPVHFLVIPKMAIPRISAATDDDKELLGHLLIVAKNIAKKEGLADGYRLVINDGKNGAQSVYHLHIHVIGGRQMSWPPG from the exons ATGTCCGGAGTGTttgcactgctgctgctgccgcccagGCGCTTCGCTGCCGctgggctgctctcggtgaggcgGGCGCTGCCGGGGAGCAGACTGGGCGGTGTGCAG ATTGGTTGCTGTTTATCTAAAGTCAGTGGCAGTGATGTTCTTAAAGCAACATTGGCTGATGATGCAACAAAGAAATACGGAAACCAACCGCCTACATTATTCTCAAAAATTATTGATAAGTCGCTTCCAGCCGACATTATATACGAAGATGATCAG tgcctTTCTTTCAGAGATGTGAATCCTCAGGGTCCAGTTCATTTCCTTGTGATACCCAAAATGGCTATACCACGGATCAGTGCCGCAACAGATGATGACAAAGAG CTGCTGGGACATTTACTGATAGTGGCCAAAAACATTGCAAAGAAAGAAGGGCTCGCAGATGGGTACAGATTGG TGATTAACGATGGAAAGAATGGAGCGCAGTCTGTATACCACCTACACATCCACGTGATTGGAGGACGCCAGATGAGCTGGCCACCTGGTTAG
- the LOC119962747 gene encoding uncharacterized HIT-like protein Synpcc7942_1390 isoform X2, translating to MSGVFALLLLPPRRFAAAGLLSIGCCLSKVSGSDVLKATLADDATKKYGNQPPTLFSKIIDKSLPADIIYEDDQCLSFRDVNPQGPVHFLVIPKMAIPRISAATDDDKELLGHLLIVAKNIAKKEGLADGYRLVINDGKNGAQSVYHLHIHVIGGRQMSWPPG from the exons ATGTCCGGAGTGTttgcactgctgctgctgccgcccagGCGCTTCGCTGCCGctgggctgctctcg ATTGGTTGCTGTTTATCTAAAGTCAGTGGCAGTGATGTTCTTAAAGCAACATTGGCTGATGATGCAACAAAGAAATACGGAAACCAACCGCCTACATTATTCTCAAAAATTATTGATAAGTCGCTTCCAGCCGACATTATATACGAAGATGATCAG tgcctTTCTTTCAGAGATGTGAATCCTCAGGGTCCAGTTCATTTCCTTGTGATACCCAAAATGGCTATACCACGGATCAGTGCCGCAACAGATGATGACAAAGAG CTGCTGGGACATTTACTGATAGTGGCCAAAAACATTGCAAAGAAAGAAGGGCTCGCAGATGGGTACAGATTGG TGATTAACGATGGAAAGAATGGAGCGCAGTCTGTATACCACCTACACATCCACGTGATTGGAGGACGCCAGATGAGCTGGCCACCTGGTTAG
- the LOC119962747 gene encoding histidine triad nucleotide-binding protein 2, mitochondrial-like isoform X3, with product MRIGCCLSKVSGSDVLKATLADDATKKYGNQPPTLFSKIIDKSLPADIIYEDDQCLSFRDVNPQGPVHFLVIPKMAIPRISAATDDDKELLGHLLIVAKNIAKKEGLADGYRLVINDGKNGAQSVYHLHIHVIGGRQMSWPPG from the exons ATGCGG ATTGGTTGCTGTTTATCTAAAGTCAGTGGCAGTGATGTTCTTAAAGCAACATTGGCTGATGATGCAACAAAGAAATACGGAAACCAACCGCCTACATTATTCTCAAAAATTATTGATAAGTCGCTTCCAGCCGACATTATATACGAAGATGATCAG tgcctTTCTTTCAGAGATGTGAATCCTCAGGGTCCAGTTCATTTCCTTGTGATACCCAAAATGGCTATACCACGGATCAGTGCCGCAACAGATGATGACAAAGAG CTGCTGGGACATTTACTGATAGTGGCCAAAAACATTGCAAAGAAAGAAGGGCTCGCAGATGGGTACAGATTGG TGATTAACGATGGAAAGAATGGAGCGCAGTCTGTATACCACCTACACATCCACGTGATTGGAGGACGCCAGATGAGCTGGCCACCTGGTTAG